The Geotalea uraniireducens Rf4 genome window below encodes:
- a CDS encoding Fic family protein has protein sequence MPESEARKLGLYTKISEMEPMMVEDGESEDLAAQILAKSAALGARLPEATQISMRELLRIINSYYSNMIEGNSTHPIDIERATRKDYSSDPAKRNRQIESVAHIDCQRQIEERLAREPDVAITSPDFLCWVHKIFYDQLPDELRWVRNEETGKKLEVVGGEIRTADVRVGTHVGPASFCLQAFLDRFHQRYGTQSHGVHPIITVAASHHRLMWIHPFMDGNGRVARLYTDAAFRRILPGYGIWNVSRGLARNRDSYYNALSHADAPRKGDLDGRGNLSRKGLEKFCRVFLEVCVDQIEYMDSVLKLDGLLERIKGYVTLRTLNIALPPSGIASASKMRPEAARLLQEALLRGEVPRGEVGRITGLGDRVARGLVSALLQEKLLVSPMPQGGLRLGFPIHAVEYYFPSLYPPTSGGPA, from the coding sequence ATGCCGGAATCAGAAGCGCGAAAACTTGGGCTATACACAAAAATCAGTGAAATGGAGCCGATGATGGTAGAGGATGGCGAGTCGGAGGACCTGGCAGCGCAGATCCTTGCCAAGTCGGCTGCCCTCGGCGCACGGCTGCCGGAAGCCACACAGATTTCCATGCGGGAACTGTTACGGATCATCAACAGTTATTACAGTAACATGATCGAAGGCAACTCCACGCATCCTATCGACATTGAGCGTGCGACTCGAAAGGATTACTCATCGGATCCAGCAAAACGTAACAGGCAAATCGAAAGTGTCGCGCATATCGACTGCCAGCGCCAGATCGAGGAGCGGCTGGCTCGTGAGCCGGATGTTGCGATAACTTCGCCGGATTTTTTGTGCTGGGTTCACAAGATTTTTTACGACCAGCTTCCGGACGAGCTCCGGTGGGTCAGGAATGAGGAAACGGGCAAAAAACTGGAAGTAGTGGGAGGTGAAATCCGGACGGCAGACGTACGCGTCGGCACCCATGTAGGCCCGGCCAGTTTTTGCCTGCAGGCGTTTCTTGATAGATTCCATCAAAGGTACGGTACGCAGTCGCACGGCGTTCACCCTATTATCACCGTGGCTGCATCGCATCACCGGCTGATGTGGATACACCCGTTTATGGATGGCAACGGCCGCGTCGCCCGGCTCTATACTGATGCCGCATTTCGCCGGATATTGCCGGGGTACGGAATTTGGAATGTAAGTCGCGGTCTCGCTCGTAACCGCGACAGCTATTACAATGCATTGTCTCACGCGGATGCACCGCGCAAGGGAGATCTGGACGGCAGGGGCAATCTTTCCCGCAAAGGACTTGAGAAGTTCTGTCGAGTCTTCCTTGAAGTCTGTGTCGATCAGATTGAGTATATGGACAGCGTTTTAAAGCTCGACGGTCTGCTGGAGCGGATCAAGGGATATGTAACGTTGCGGACACTGAATATTGCGCTGCCTCCGTCAGGAATAGCATCGGCAAGCAAAATGCGGCCGGAAGCCGCTCGCTTGCTGCAAGAGGCTTTGCTTCGCGGAGAAGTTCCGCGCGGCGAAGTCGGTCGGATTACGGGACTGGGCGATCGCGTTGCACGCGGTCTGGTTTCAGCGCTGTTGCAGGAAAAGCTATTAGTCTCGCCAATGCCGCAGGGTGGGCTTCGCCTCGGCTTCCCTATTCACGCCGTCGAATATTATTTCCCAAGCCTCTATCCCCCTACAAGCGGTGGCCCCGCCTGA
- a CDS encoding V-type ATP synthase subunit B gives MRLSEHIYRTISSIRGPLLFVERVFNARAGEIVRIVHPDGETVDGEVLKIEGETVLIQVFGETRGLGMDAPVAFTDGVKMAPLSPDMIGRVFDGSFHPIDGSPLFVPERWTPATGQPINPTARARPEEFIETGITAIDALNTLVKGQKLPVFSCAGLPSREVAAAVLQNARLAGGGEFVVVFVALGLTHHDYSFYMESLAEMKTGFVAFVNRADEPVVERLLAPRFGLAAAEFLAFNRGMDVLVLITDMTNYCDALREVSTAREELPGRRGYPGYMYSDLASLYERAGRIKGMAGSVTMLPVVTMPEDDITHPIPDLTGYITEGQIVLSRELHQKGVFPPVDVLPSLSRLMQRGIGAGHTRSDHRAIADRLYRHYAKGRDLRRLEAIVGREGMTAGDRVMLDFADAFERELIHQGSARRDINGSLDRGVELLKRFSLEAA, from the coding sequence ATGAGACTCTCCGAGCATATCTACCGCACCATCTCATCCATCAGGGGACCGCTCCTGTTCGTGGAGCGGGTGTTCAACGCCAGGGCCGGCGAGATCGTGCGGATCGTTCATCCTGACGGGGAAACGGTGGACGGCGAAGTCCTGAAGATCGAAGGGGAGACTGTGCTGATCCAGGTTTTCGGCGAGACCCGCGGCCTCGGCATGGATGCGCCGGTGGCATTCACCGATGGGGTCAAAATGGCCCCACTTTCCCCGGACATGATCGGCCGGGTCTTCGACGGATCCTTCCATCCCATCGACGGCTCTCCCCTCTTTGTCCCGGAACGCTGGACGCCGGCGACCGGCCAGCCGATCAATCCGACGGCGCGTGCCAGGCCCGAGGAGTTCATCGAGACCGGGATTACTGCGATCGACGCGCTCAACACCCTGGTGAAAGGGCAGAAACTCCCGGTCTTTTCCTGCGCCGGGCTCCCATCCCGGGAGGTGGCGGCGGCTGTCCTGCAAAATGCCCGGCTGGCGGGTGGCGGGGAGTTCGTGGTGGTCTTCGTGGCCCTGGGGCTGACCCACCATGACTACTCCTTTTACATGGAGTCTCTGGCGGAGATGAAAACCGGCTTCGTCGCCTTTGTCAACCGGGCCGACGAGCCGGTGGTGGAACGGCTTCTGGCGCCCCGCTTCGGCCTTGCAGCTGCCGAGTTCCTGGCTTTCAACAGGGGGATGGACGTGCTCGTGCTGATCACCGACATGACCAATTACTGCGATGCCCTGCGCGAAGTCTCCACGGCACGGGAGGAACTCCCCGGCAGGAGGGGGTATCCCGGCTACATGTATTCCGATCTGGCTTCCCTCTATGAGCGGGCCGGGCGGATCAAGGGTATGGCCGGTTCGGTCACCATGCTGCCGGTTGTGACCATGCCGGAGGATGATATCACCCACCCCATTCCCGACCTTACCGGCTATATCACCGAGGGGCAGATCGTCCTCTCCCGGGAACTGCACCAGAAGGGGGTATTCCCGCCGGTGGACGTGCTCCCGAGCCTCTCCAGGCTCATGCAGCGGGGGATCGGCGCCGGACACACCAGATCGGACCACCGCGCCATAGCCGATCGCCTTTACAGGCATTATGCGAAGGGGAGGGATCTGCGCCGCCTGGAGGCGATTGTCGGGAGGGAAGGGATGACGGCAGGCGACAGGGTCATGCTCGACTTTGCGGATGCCTTCGAGCGGGAACTCATCCACCAGGGGAGCGCGAGGCGGGACATTAACGGGAGTCTCGACCGGGGTGTAGAGCTCTTGAAGCGGTTTTCCCTGGAGGCCGCATGA
- the ric gene encoding iron-sulfur cluster repair di-iron protein — protein MKESTTLQTVGEIVAGDFRTAKVFEKYGIDFCCGGKFPLSAICKGKGIDLATIMLEIEAAKSEPHERSQNYAAWEPSFLADYIVNTHHGYLNENTGQIAVYVHKIAEVHGAHHPEVIEIAGIFDKIASDMAAHLREEEEVLFPAIKRIDAARKAGTAPEERDVEALKACLGKLNQEHDEIGDAVHTIRHLAKGYAIPGDVCNTFVVTYQKLKEFEDDLHKHVHLENNILFPKAAEL, from the coding sequence ATGAAAGAGTCAACAACACTTCAAACCGTCGGCGAGATTGTCGCCGGAGATTTCCGGACCGCCAAGGTCTTCGAGAAATACGGCATCGACTTCTGCTGCGGTGGAAAGTTTCCTCTCTCTGCAATATGCAAAGGAAAGGGGATCGACCTTGCCACGATCATGCTGGAGATAGAGGCCGCCAAGAGCGAGCCGCACGAGCGGAGCCAGAACTACGCGGCATGGGAACCTTCGTTCCTCGCCGACTACATCGTCAATACCCACCATGGCTATCTCAATGAGAATACCGGGCAAATCGCCGTCTACGTCCATAAGATAGCCGAGGTCCACGGCGCTCATCATCCCGAGGTGATTGAGATTGCCGGAATCTTCGACAAGATAGCATCCGATATGGCAGCCCATCTCCGCGAAGAGGAGGAGGTGCTCTTTCCGGCCATCAAACGGATCGATGCGGCCAGAAAGGCCGGCACCGCCCCGGAGGAGAGGGATGTGGAAGCGCTCAAGGCATGTCTCGGAAAGCTCAATCAGGAGCACGACGAGATCGGCGACGCGGTCCATACGATCCGCCATCTTGCGAAGGGGTATGCGATCCCCGGCGATGTCTGCAATACCTTCGTGGTCACGTACCAGAAGCTCAAGGAGTTCGAGGATGACCTCCACAAGCATGTCCACCTGGAGAACAACATCCTCTTCCCGAAGGCGGCAGAGCTCTAA
- a CDS encoding PAS domain S-box protein, with amino-acid sequence MPILNECRLYQQIGEASSDAFVYADREGNIGLWNAGATAMFGYSAAEALGQSLDIIIPENLRARDYF; translated from the coding sequence ATGCCCATTTTGAACGAATGTCGTCTTTATCAGCAAATAGGCGAGGCGAGCAGCGATGCCTTTGTCTATGCCGACCGCGAGGGGAACATCGGGCTCTGGAATGCCGGAGCAACGGCAATGTTCGGCTATTCTGCCGCGGAAGCGTTGGGGCAGTCCCTCGACATCATCATCCCGGAGAATCTCCGTGCACGGGACTATTTTTAG
- a CDS encoding sensor histidine kinase yields MSEKIDEIKALLEQKTQELQASEAHFRAIFNQAAAGIALVELDGRWLLVNQKFCDIVGYPEAELRNMNFQEITHPDDLPADLENIRRLLADEIQHCLFEKRYIRKDGSVVWVNLSISLVRTIDDEPHYFIAVAEDVTVRRRVEEALRESEEKFSRVFRNAPIAITISTLAEGRFVEVNDTFERLSGYRREDIIGRTSTELGIWTNPDDRARMLEGLRGQGPVRDLEMSMSDKTGNVFVGLLSAVIIELNGEEYLLVLMKDVTARKRMEEEIEILNTNLASRAADLEAANKELEAFSYSVSHDLRKPLTNINGYCQLVLELYGDSLDEQCRRFLQEIYDGTLRMNHLIDTLLRFSQLTRGELRREAVDLSEIAKEVAAKLSLEEPGRRVKFDITEGITVTGDARLLRVVMENLLGNAWKYSGKQEEALIEFGGTEVAGKPACFVRDNGIGFDMGEADRLFEAFGRLSGATEFAGHGIGLATVQRIIHRHGGHIWAEGEEGKGATFYFSLER; encoded by the coding sequence ATGTCCGAAAAAATCGACGAAATCAAGGCACTGCTCGAACAAAAGACCCAGGAGCTGCAGGCCAGTGAGGCTCACTTCCGCGCCATCTTCAACCAGGCAGCGGCCGGCATTGCGCTGGTGGAGCTGGACGGCCGTTGGCTGCTGGTAAATCAAAAATTTTGCGATATTGTCGGTTACCCTGAAGCTGAGTTAAGGAATATGAATTTTCAGGAGATCACCCACCCCGATGATCTCCCCGCAGATCTTGAAAACATCCGCCGGCTGCTGGCCGATGAGATACAGCACTGTTTATTCGAGAAACGTTACATCCGCAAGGATGGCTCCGTTGTCTGGGTAAATCTGAGCATATCCCTGGTACGCACGATTGATGACGAGCCCCACTATTTCATTGCCGTAGCGGAAGACGTTACCGTCCGCAGGAGGGTGGAGGAGGCGCTGCGTGAATCGGAGGAAAAGTTCTCCAGGGTCTTTCGCAACGCCCCCATTGCGATTACCATCAGCACTTTGGCTGAGGGGCGGTTCGTCGAGGTCAACGATACGTTCGAACGGCTCAGCGGCTACAGGCGCGAAGATATCATCGGCCGCACCTCGACAGAGTTAGGTATCTGGACTAATCCCGATGATCGCGCCCGCATGCTTGAAGGGCTGCGTGGGCAAGGTCCGGTCCGCGACCTTGAAATGTCCATGAGTGACAAAACAGGCAATGTTTTTGTGGGGTTATTGTCGGCGGTCATCATCGAACTGAACGGAGAGGAGTATCTCCTCGTCCTGATGAAAGACGTCACCGCACGCAAGCGGATGGAGGAGGAGATTGAGATATTGAACACGAACCTGGCATCACGAGCCGCTGATCTTGAAGCCGCCAACAAGGAACTGGAGGCCTTCAGCTACAGCGTTTCCCACGATCTGCGCAAGCCCCTGACCAACATCAACGGATACTGCCAGTTGGTGCTGGAGCTGTACGGCGACAGTCTCGATGAACAGTGCAGAAGGTTCCTCCAGGAGATCTACGACGGGACCCTGCGCATGAACCATCTCATCGACACCCTGCTGAGATTTTCCCAACTGACGCGCGGTGAACTGCGCCGGGAAGCGGTCGATCTCAGCGAAATAGCAAAGGAGGTTGCCGCGAAACTCAGCTTGGAGGAGCCCGGGCGCCGGGTCAAATTCGATATTACAGAAGGGATAACGGTGACTGGTGACGCGAGATTGTTGCGGGTGGTAATGGAAAACCTCCTGGGCAACGCATGGAAGTACAGCGGCAAACAGGAAGAGGCGCTGATCGAATTCGGGGGCACGGAGGTCGCGGGGAAACCCGCCTGTTTTGTCCGGGATAACGGCATCGGCTTCGATATGGGTGAGGCGGACAGGCTGTTCGAAGCTTTTGGGCGCTTGTCCGGCGCGACCGAGTTTGCGGGTCATGGCATCGGTCTGGCCACGGTGCAGCGGATCATCCACCGCCATGGCGGCCACATCTGGGCGGAGGGGGAAGAGGGAAAAGGAGCGACGTTCTACTTCTCCCTGGAACGGTAA
- a CDS encoding V-type ATP synthase subunit F: MKNITFITPREARYGFGLSGAVQHCVAPEDAEGVLRQVLADPDSGVVVIDERLLAGIDETRFREMEQRWYGILLVLPAPGKAEAEEEDYALRLIRRAVGYHVRLQV; encoded by the coding sequence GTGAAAAACATCACCTTTATTACCCCGAGAGAGGCTCGCTATGGCTTCGGCCTAAGCGGCGCGGTTCAGCACTGCGTTGCTCCGGAGGATGCGGAGGGGGTGCTGCGGCAGGTCCTGGCCGACCCGGACAGCGGGGTGGTGGTCATCGACGAGCGGCTTTTGGCGGGGATCGATGAAACACGCTTCAGGGAGATGGAGCAGCGCTGGTACGGCATTCTCCTCGTCCTTCCCGCCCCGGGAAAGGCGGAGGCGGAGGAGGAAGACTACGCGCTGCGTCTCATCAGGCGGGCGGTCGGCTATCATGTGCGGTTGCAGGTATGA
- the mobB gene encoding molybdopterin-guanine dinucleotide biosynthesis protein B: MPVKVVAFVAKSNTGKTTLLEQVIRELKNRGYKVGAIKHDAHRFDIDHPGKDSHRLTVAGADTMLITSPEKLALIKKHEATPPLEELVATYFSDVDIVLTEGFKMSSLPKIEVHRQERSPTLLCRGEHHDPMLVAVASDEALNLDVPILDLNDIYGVADFVEATFLK; encoded by the coding sequence ATGCCCGTTAAGGTAGTCGCATTTGTCGCAAAATCGAATACAGGGAAAACAACGCTGTTGGAGCAAGTTATAAGGGAGCTGAAAAATCGCGGGTATAAGGTTGGGGCTATTAAGCATGATGCGCATCGGTTCGACATCGATCATCCCGGCAAAGATTCTCACCGGCTCACAGTAGCTGGGGCAGACACCATGCTGATCACTTCTCCTGAAAAGCTTGCTCTCATAAAAAAGCATGAGGCGACACCTCCTCTTGAAGAACTGGTTGCCACCTACTTTTCGGATGTGGACATAGTCCTGACCGAAGGCTTCAAAATGAGCTCTCTTCCTAAAATTGAAGTCCACAGACAAGAGCGAAGTCCGACCCTTCTTTGCCGCGGTGAACACCATGATCCCATGCTTGTTGCTGTAGCAAGCGACGAGGCTCTCAACTTGGATGTCCCGATTCTTGATTTGAATGATATATATGGCGTGGCTGATTTTGTAGAGGCAACTTTTCTTAAGTGA
- a CDS encoding V-type ATP synthase subunit D yields the protein MIHPTRTNLLLLKEKSRSVTNSAAILKARRQALIREFLAVSMPFLRSREEVKTLYGKALAELHLSLGHEGETFLGSLLAVSGRELGVEIAERSVMGLRYRDVAMLESPVRSPAERGYDYRTTTPHLEEAIYLFESIVAAMLEIAAFESRLKRLGDEIVRVTRRVRVLEERVLPQLSRGIRSIAQYIGEREREAYYRLKRYKEKQGTG from the coding sequence ATGATCCATCCGACCCGGACAAATCTTCTGCTGCTCAAGGAGAAATCCCGCTCTGTGACCAACAGCGCGGCAATTCTCAAGGCGCGGCGCCAGGCGCTGATCCGGGAATTCCTTGCCGTTTCCATGCCGTTCCTCCGTTCGCGGGAAGAGGTCAAGACCCTTTATGGGAAAGCGCTTGCCGAGTTGCACTTGAGCCTCGGCCACGAGGGGGAAACCTTCCTCGGGTCCCTGCTGGCGGTAAGCGGTCGGGAACTGGGGGTGGAGATAGCGGAACGGAGCGTCATGGGGCTCAGGTACCGGGATGTGGCGATGCTGGAATCACCGGTCAGGTCTCCCGCGGAGAGGGGATACGATTACCGGACCACCACCCCCCACCTGGAGGAGGCCATCTACCTGTTCGAGAGCATCGTCGCGGCGATGCTGGAGATCGCGGCCTTCGAGAGCCGCCTGAAAAGGCTCGGCGACGAGATCGTCCGCGTCACGAGGCGGGTCAGGGTGCTGGAGGAGCGGGTCCTTCCCCAGCTGTCACGGGGGATCAGGTCCATTGCCCAGTATATTGGCGAACGGGAGCGGGAGGCTTATTACCGTTTGAAGCGATACAAGGAAAAGCAGGGGACGGGGTGA
- a CDS encoding ferritin-like domain-containing protein gives MNVFDFALKMEEDGKAYYEKLAAATSVAELKNIFTLLAESEQDHHDQLLAMKNSLPAEMAESRALDSVKNVFEGLLKRKNLLADLKKDQDGYEHVVKEEEQSIKLYEELAAKEGNEAVRGLLLRLAEEEKRHLSIMENIYEFVERPSTYLAWGEFSNLKEF, from the coding sequence ATGAATGTTTTCGATTTTGCATTGAAGATGGAAGAGGATGGCAAGGCATACTACGAAAAGCTGGCAGCGGCGACTTCCGTTGCGGAGTTGAAAAACATCTTCACCCTGCTCGCGGAGTCGGAACAGGACCATCATGACCAGCTGCTCGCCATGAAGAACAGCCTACCGGCGGAAATGGCGGAGTCAAGGGCTCTCGATTCGGTGAAGAACGTCTTCGAGGGGTTGCTGAAGAGAAAGAACCTCCTGGCGGACCTGAAAAAGGACCAGGACGGTTATGAGCATGTGGTGAAAGAGGAGGAACAGAGCATCAAGCTCTACGAGGAGCTTGCGGCGAAAGAGGGAAACGAAGCGGTGCGGGGCCTCCTGCTGAGACTGGCCGAAGAAGAGAAAAGGCATCTCTCGATCATGGAGAACATCTATGAATTTGTCGAGAGGCCGAGCACCTATCTCGCCTGGGGGGAATTCAGCAACCTGAAGGAGTTCTAG
- a CDS encoding V-type ATP synthase subunit A: MTGRIVAISGPTVTVDLKGLKLYDMVRVGEAMLIGEVVRLEQERAVVQVYEDTRGLGVHEPAKGLDTPLTARLGPGLLSGMFDGLQRPMERLFRQCGPFICSGSDLYPLELERPWRFFPLRRAGDEVVASDIIGYVEEGAFRHPLTAGASGAIARLEDGEFNLTQPVGAFADGREITAIREWPVRKPRPYRKKLSPDLPLVTGQRAVDFLFPLARGGAAVFPGGFGTGKTVLEQSVAKFSAVDLVVYVGCGERGNEMAELLDEFAALSDPWTGKPLMDRTIVVVNTSNMPVAAREASIYTAVTMAEYYRDMGYHVLLLADSISRWAEALREISSSLEEMPGEEGYPTYLASRLSGFFERAGVVETMNCGIGSLSMILSVSPPGGDFTEPVTQACLRTAGAFFMLDTALAHRRHFPAINWFQSYSLYERNIVRHFTAEISPRWEELLRRCREMLQREESLREVAEIVGIEGLQDADRLLMKVAERIRLEFLCQNAYTEDAFSTPEQTVAKIGEILEFHDRAAARLKEGVLLDEVLKS, from the coding sequence ATGACAGGTCGCATAGTGGCCATATCGGGACCGACGGTGACGGTTGACCTGAAGGGGTTGAAGCTCTACGACATGGTACGCGTGGGCGAGGCGATGCTCATCGGCGAGGTGGTGAGGCTGGAGCAGGAACGTGCAGTTGTCCAGGTCTACGAGGATACCAGGGGGCTCGGCGTCCATGAGCCGGCCAAAGGGCTCGATACGCCTCTGACCGCCCGTCTCGGACCGGGGCTTTTGTCCGGCATGTTCGATGGCCTGCAGCGCCCCATGGAGCGGTTGTTCAGGCAATGCGGGCCGTTCATATGCAGCGGCAGCGACCTCTATCCCCTGGAACTGGAGCGTCCCTGGAGATTTTTTCCCCTGCGCCGGGCTGGAGATGAGGTGGTTGCCTCCGACATCATCGGCTATGTGGAGGAAGGGGCGTTCCGCCATCCGCTGACTGCCGGTGCATCCGGCGCCATTGCCAGGCTTGAAGACGGCGAGTTCAACCTGACTCAACCGGTCGGGGCCTTTGCCGACGGCCGGGAGATCACGGCAATAAGGGAATGGCCGGTGAGAAAGCCGCGGCCTTACCGGAAGAAACTTTCCCCCGATCTTCCCCTCGTTACCGGACAGCGTGCCGTCGATTTCCTCTTCCCCCTGGCCCGGGGGGGGGCTGCCGTTTTCCCCGGCGGCTTCGGCACGGGGAAGACCGTGCTCGAGCAGTCGGTCGCCAAATTCTCCGCCGTCGACCTGGTGGTCTACGTGGGGTGCGGCGAGCGGGGGAACGAGATGGCGGAGCTCCTCGACGAGTTCGCGGCACTCAGCGACCCGTGGACCGGCAAGCCCCTCATGGACCGGACCATTGTCGTGGTCAATACCTCGAACATGCCGGTGGCGGCGCGGGAAGCCTCCATTTACACTGCCGTAACCATGGCCGAGTACTACCGGGACATGGGCTACCACGTTCTTCTTTTGGCCGACAGCATTTCCCGCTGGGCAGAGGCGCTCCGGGAGATATCGTCGTCCCTGGAGGAGATGCCGGGGGAAGAGGGGTATCCCACCTATCTCGCCTCGCGTCTTTCAGGGTTCTTTGAACGGGCGGGGGTGGTGGAGACCATGAACTGCGGGATCGGCTCCCTGAGTATGATCCTTTCCGTTTCGCCGCCCGGCGGTGATTTTACCGAGCCGGTGACCCAGGCCTGCCTGAGGACTGCCGGGGCGTTTTTCATGCTCGACACGGCCCTGGCCCATCGCCGGCATTTTCCGGCCATCAACTGGTTTCAGAGCTATTCCCTCTATGAGCGGAATATTGTCAGGCATTTCACCGCCGAAATTTCACCCCGCTGGGAAGAGCTGCTAAGGCGCTGCCGGGAGATGCTGCAACGTGAGGAGTCGCTCCGTGAAGTGGCGGAGATCGTGGGGATCGAAGGGCTCCAGGATGCGGACCGCCTGTTGATGAAGGTTGCCGAGCGGATACGGCTTGAGTTCCTCTGCCAGAATGCCTATACCGAGGACGCCTTTTCTACGCCGGAACAGACCGTGGCAAAAATAGGCGAGATCCTGGAGTTTCACGACCGGGCTGCGGCGAGGCTCAAGGAAGGTGTTCTGCTGGACGAGGTGTTGAAAAGCTGA
- a CDS encoding ferredoxin, producing MAKVPWVNQEECISCGLCVSDCPGVFRFNDEGKAECYDPNGATEEEIQQGAIDVCPVSCIHWME from the coding sequence ATGGCAAAAGTACCATGGGTCAATCAGGAAGAGTGTATAAGCTGCGGTCTTTGCGTCTCCGACTGTCCGGGCGTGTTCCGTTTCAACGATGAAGGGAAAGCGGAATGCTACGATCCGAACGGCGCTACTGAGGAGGAAATTCAGCAGGGAGCTATCGACGTCTGCCCGGTATCATGCATCCATTGGATGGAATGA
- a CDS encoding mechanosensitive ion channel family protein, producing the protein MADSNLAKKAAGATSPELTDKVIFYFVDHGMQILTAIVLMGIGVVIARWAGNLIHRWLKAKAYDEPVSNLIVKAVKLLVIGFIGVMALGQMGVQITPLIAGIGVAGVGASLAMQGLLGNLVAGLTIIFSKPFTIGEYIEIVGAYGQVTDIALFSTTMLHTDNSRVIVPNRKFVGEILHNYGNIRQLDLTAGVAYSVDLTMAFSIVNDILQQNPSVLKEPAPLVGIAALNESSIALAIKPWVKVEDFVPAQAAIYQAIIEIFRDKKIEIPAPRRDIHLLNLLP; encoded by the coding sequence ATGGCGGACAGCAATCTGGCAAAAAAGGCAGCAGGGGCTACATCACCGGAATTGACCGATAAGGTGATTTTCTATTTTGTCGATCACGGGATGCAGATCCTCACCGCTATTGTCCTGATGGGCATAGGTGTGGTTATCGCCCGCTGGGCCGGCAATCTCATACATCGCTGGCTGAAGGCAAAGGCCTATGACGAGCCGGTCAGCAATCTCATTGTCAAGGCTGTTAAACTCCTGGTCATAGGATTCATAGGGGTCATGGCGCTTGGCCAGATGGGGGTGCAGATCACGCCGCTCATAGCCGGGATCGGCGTGGCCGGAGTCGGCGCAAGCCTTGCCATGCAGGGACTCCTCGGCAACCTTGTCGCCGGGTTGACGATCATATTTTCAAAACCATTCACTATCGGCGAATATATTGAAATTGTCGGGGCATACGGTCAGGTAACGGATATCGCCTTATTTTCTACCACTATGCTGCATACTGACAATTCCCGTGTTATTGTCCCGAACAGGAAGTTTGTGGGTGAGATACTCCACAACTACGGCAATATCCGCCAGCTTGATCTGACCGCCGGGGTAGCATACAGTGTGGACCTCACCATGGCATTCTCAATAGTGAATGATATCCTGCAGCAAAACCCCAGCGTTTTAAAGGAGCCTGCTCCTCTCGTCGGTATAGCTGCCCTGAATGAATCATCTATCGCCTTGGCGATCAAGCCATGGGTGAAGGTCGAAGATTTTGTTCCTGCGCAGGCTGCAATCTACCAGGCCATAATAGAAATTTTCCGGGACAAGAAGATCGAGATCCCGGCTCCCCGTCGGGACATTCACCTTCTGAATCTGTTGCCCTGA